Proteins found in one Lycium ferocissimum isolate CSIRO_LF1 chromosome 6, AGI_CSIRO_Lferr_CH_V1, whole genome shotgun sequence genomic segment:
- the LOC132059100 gene encoding glycine-rich RNA-binding protein RZ1B isoform X1, whose translation MSGKDQDYRIFVGGLAWDVTERQLEGAFGRFGKIIDCQVMLERDTGRPRGFGFLTFADRDAMEDAIREMDGREIGDKAISVNKAKPKMGGEDSDHGYAGSYSSRGRGSYGGGDRGSYGGGDRGSDRGSYGGGDRGGDRGSYGGGDRGGDRSAGQDNCFRCGRPGHWARDCQLEGGGRSERAVSPPPRSRYGGGSARGDRYGSDNRYTDDQYDRGHYADRERYDSRDDRYGSRDRFANDRHPPGGGDRFAGNRYGVSDRYAENGSGKERGFDRDVGPRGGDRYAGGGPARYEGRSVRDRAGPYDRPPRGGGRPPAFDRY comes from the exons ATGTCAGGAAAGGATCAAGATTATCGTATATTTGTGGGAGGGTTAGCATGGGATGTTACTGAACGTCAACTTGAGGGGGCTTTTGGTCGTTTTGGTAAAATTATTGATTGTCAG GTTATGCTGGAAAGAGATACAGGCCGTCCTCGTGGATTTGGGTTTTTAACATTTGCAGACCGTGACGCCATGGAAGATGCAATCAGAGAAATGGATGGTAGGGAGATTGGTGATAAGGCGATCTCTGTGAACAAGGCCAAACCAAAGATGGGTGGTGAGGATTCTGACCATGGCTATGCTGGAAGTTACTCATCACGTGGCAGGGGTAGCTACGGAGGTGGTGACAGGGGTAGTTATGGTGGAGGTGACAGGGGCAGCGACCGGGGTAGTTATGGTGGCGGCGATAGGGGTGGCGACAGGGGTAGTTATGGTGGTGGCGACAGGGGCGGTGACAGGTCAGCAGGGCAAGACAATTGCTTCAGGTGTGGCCGCCCAGGCCATTGGGCTAGAGACTGTCAACTAGAAGGTGGTGGCCGTAGTGAACGTGCAGTATCCCCCCCTCCTCGATCAAGGTATGGTGGAGGTAGTGCACGTGGGGACCGTTATGGTAGTGACAATCGGTACACGGATGATCAATACGATAGAGGCCATTATGCTGATAGGGAGCGCTACGATAGCAGAGATGATAGATATGGAAGCCGTGATCGTTTTGCCAATGACAG GCACCCTCCTGGTGGTGGTGATCGTTTTGCGGGCAACAGGTATGGGGTTTCTGACCGGTACGCTGAGAACGGTTCTGGCAAAGAGAGGGGTTTTGACAGGGATGTAGGCCCACGAGGTGGTGACAGGTACGCGGGTGGAGGACCAGCACGTTACGAGGGAAGAAGTGTCAGAGACAGAGCGGGACCATATGATCGCCCTCCTAGGGGAGGAGGACGTCCACCCGCCTTTGATCGTTATTGA
- the LOC132059100 gene encoding glycine-rich RNA-binding protein RZ1C isoform X2, translating to MLERDTGRPRGFGFLTFADRDAMEDAIREMDGREIGDKAISVNKAKPKMGGEDSDHGYAGSYSSRGRGSYGGGDRGSYGGGDRGSDRGSYGGGDRGGDRGSYGGGDRGGDRSAGQDNCFRCGRPGHWARDCQLEGGGRSERAVSPPPRSRYGGGSARGDRYGSDNRYTDDQYDRGHYADRERYDSRDDRYGSRDRFANDRHPPGGGDRFAGNRYGVSDRYAENGSGKERGFDRDVGPRGGDRYAGGGPARYEGRSVRDRAGPYDRPPRGGGRPPAFDRY from the exons ATGCTGGAAAGAGATACAGGCCGTCCTCGTGGATTTGGGTTTTTAACATTTGCAGACCGTGACGCCATGGAAGATGCAATCAGAGAAATGGATGGTAGGGAGATTGGTGATAAGGCGATCTCTGTGAACAAGGCCAAACCAAAGATGGGTGGTGAGGATTCTGACCATGGCTATGCTGGAAGTTACTCATCACGTGGCAGGGGTAGCTACGGAGGTGGTGACAGGGGTAGTTATGGTGGAGGTGACAGGGGCAGCGACCGGGGTAGTTATGGTGGCGGCGATAGGGGTGGCGACAGGGGTAGTTATGGTGGTGGCGACAGGGGCGGTGACAGGTCAGCAGGGCAAGACAATTGCTTCAGGTGTGGCCGCCCAGGCCATTGGGCTAGAGACTGTCAACTAGAAGGTGGTGGCCGTAGTGAACGTGCAGTATCCCCCCCTCCTCGATCAAGGTATGGTGGAGGTAGTGCACGTGGGGACCGTTATGGTAGTGACAATCGGTACACGGATGATCAATACGATAGAGGCCATTATGCTGATAGGGAGCGCTACGATAGCAGAGATGATAGATATGGAAGCCGTGATCGTTTTGCCAATGACAG GCACCCTCCTGGTGGTGGTGATCGTTTTGCGGGCAACAGGTATGGGGTTTCTGACCGGTACGCTGAGAACGGTTCTGGCAAAGAGAGGGGTTTTGACAGGGATGTAGGCCCACGAGGTGGTGACAGGTACGCGGGTGGAGGACCAGCACGTTACGAGGGAAGAAGTGTCAGAGACAGAGCGGGACCATATGATCGCCCTCCTAGGGGAGGAGGACGTCCACCCGCCTTTGATCGTTATTGA
- the LOC132059101 gene encoding protein NUCLEAR FUSION DEFECTIVE 4-like has translation MVSARIGDTGLANMTNLPVRVLMSRWFMVFGTILILSAAGATYMFSLYSGDIKSSLGYDQTTLNLLSFFKDLGSNVGVLSGLINEISPPWVVLSIGAVLNFFGYFMIWMAVTKKTSTPKVWLMCLYICIGGNSQSFANTGALVTCVKNFPESRGAILGLLKGFVGLSGAILTQIYHAIYGNDSKSLILLIGWLPAVISFVFLRTIRIMKVVRIAHELKVFYRFLYLSLGLAGYLMVIIILQKKLDFTRAEYVLSAVLVLFLLFLPLGLVIKEEIDSWKVKKQALDSISEVKVVTEKPKNEAPQLPPLSAATTAIFEKQALDSVPEVKVETEKSKGDQATQLPLSSAVTSTVVDSKDPEVSCWKTVFRPPDRGEDFTILQALFSLDMLILFLATICGIGGTLTAIDNLGQIGTSLGYPKKSISTFVSLVSIWNYLGRVVAGFLSEHFLNKYKFPRTLALTITLIISCIGHILIAFNVPGGLYVASIIIGFCFGAQWPLLFAIISELFGLKYYSTLYNFGSVASPIGSYLLNVRVAGHLYDKEAEKQLKALGRERMKGEDLNCDGVECFKLAFIIITAVTIFGAFVSIILVIRTRKFYKSDIYKKFREQAKAAEMEMASAQDGTKG, from the coding sequence ATGGTGTCAGCCAGAATTGGCGACACTGGTCTGGCCAACATGACGAACCTACCTGTACGGGTCCTCATGAGCCGATGGTTTATGGTGTTTGGCACCATCTTGATTCTGTCGGCGGCCGGTGCCACCTACATGTTCAGCCTATATTCGGGTGACATAAAATCATCTCTTGGCTATGACCAAACCACCCTCAATCTACTAAGTTTCTTCAAAGACTTAGGATCTAATGTTGGTGTCTTATCAGGTCTAATTAATGAAATTTCACCACCATGGGTAGTCCTTTCAATTGGGGCCGTTCTCAATTTCTTTGGCTATTTCATGATATGGATGGCCGTGACCAAAAAAACGTCCACACCTAAAGTTTGGCTAATGTGTTTGTACATATGTATTGGTGGAAATTCACAATCTTTTGCTAATACTGGAGCACTTGTGACATGTGTCAAGAATTTTCCAGAGTCTCGTGGTGCTATTCTTGGACTTCTCAAGGGTTTTGTTGGTCTAAGTGGTGCAATTTTGACTCAAATTTATCATGCAATTTATGGTAATGATTCTAAGTCTTTAATATTGCttattggttggcttcctgctgttatttcctttgttttcttacgTACAATTAGGATCATGAAAGTGGTTAGAATTGCACATGAGCTCAAAGTGTTCTATAGATTTTTGTATTTGTCACTTGGCCTGGCTGGATATCTCATGGTGATTATCATACTTCAAAAGAAATTGGATTTTACAAGGGCGGAGTATGTTTTGAGTGCAGTCCTTGttcttttcttgcttttcttACCACTTGGTTTAGTAATAAAGGAAGAAATTGAttcgtggaaagttaagaaacaagccttggataGTATTTCCGAGGTGAAAGTAGTAACtgagaaaccaaaaaatgaGGCTCCTCAGCTACCACCATTATCAGCTGCCACCACTGCTATTTTCgagaaacaagccttggataGTGTTCCCGAGGTGAAAGTAGAAACCGAGAAGTCAAAAGGTGATCAGGCTACTCAGCTACCATTATCGTCAGCTGTCACCAGTACTGTTGTTGACTCGAAAGATCCTGAAGTTTCTTGCTGGAAGACAGTTTTTCGGCCACCGGACCGAGGCGAAGACTTCACTATACTTCAAGCCCTCTTCAGTCTTGACATGttaatcctttttcttgctACAATTTGTGGAATTGGAGGGACTTTAACAGCTATTGACAACTTGGGACAAATTGGAACATCACTTGGCTACCCAAAAAAGAGTATTAGCACATTTGTGTCTCTAGTAAGCATATGGAATTATTTAGGAAGAGTTGTGGCTGGTTTCCTATCTGAACATTTCTTGAATAAATACAAATTTCCAAGAACCTTAGCCCTAACCATAACACTAATAATTTCTTGCATAGGCCACATTCTCATTGCATTTAATGTTCCTGGTGGACTCTATGTTGCATCCATAATTATTGGATTTTGCTTTGGGGCTCAATGGCCACTACTTTTTGCAATAATTTCTGAACTTTTTGGACTAAAGTACTACTCAACTTTGTACAATTTTGGGTCAGTGGCAAGTCCAATTGGTTCATATTTGCTTAATGTGAGAGTGGCTGGTCATTTATATGATAAAGAAGCAGAGAAACAATTGAAGGCATTGGGAAGGGAGAGAATGAAAGGGGAAGACTTGAATTGTGATGGAGTTGAATGTTTTAAATTggcttttattattattacagcAGTTACTATTTTTGGAGCTTTTGTTTCTATTATTTTGGTGATCAGGACAAGGAAGTTTTATAAGAGTGATATTTATAAGAAATTCAGAGAACAAGCTAAGGCTGCTGAGATGGAAATGGCATCAGCACAAGATGGTACTAAGGGATAG